One Methylosinus sp. C49 DNA segment encodes these proteins:
- a CDS encoding DUF1192 domain-containing protein produces MRDDEDRPRSGPGSSRTVSHEIGQPLDALSVAEFDERLALLRAEIARLEQARAAKAASLAAADAFFKK; encoded by the coding sequence ATGCGAGACGACGAAGACCGCCCGCGCTCGGGGCCTGGAAGCAGCAGGACCGTTTCGCATGAGATCGGCCAGCCGCTGGACGCGCTCTCGGTCGCCGAATTCGACGAGCGCCTCGCGCTGCTGCGCGCCGAGATCGCGCGGCTCGAGCAGGCGCGCGCCGCCAAGGCGGCCTCGCTCGCCGCCGCCGACGCGTTTTTCAAGAAATAG